A genomic stretch from Aerosakkonema funiforme FACHB-1375 includes:
- a CDS encoding Rab family GTPase: protein MSTISKKICLVGDFGVGKTSLIRRFVERQFSDQYLSTVGVKISRKTVELEGVKEQEKLNLQMMIWDLEGHTKFKAIAPSYLQGASGAIIVADVTRQETLERMIEHMNLFFSINPKGFIIAALNKSDMFEEEKIEKLLDNYQFEEPRVLATHSTSAKTGKDVDLIFHKLAYKMVEPS, encoded by the coding sequence ATGTCCACGATTTCTAAAAAGATTTGTCTTGTTGGTGACTTTGGCGTCGGCAAAACCAGCCTGATTCGCCGCTTTGTGGAGCGTCAGTTCAGCGATCAGTATCTTTCCACTGTAGGAGTCAAGATTTCCCGGAAGACTGTCGAGTTGGAAGGAGTTAAGGAGCAGGAAAAGCTAAATTTGCAGATGATGATCTGGGATTTAGAGGGGCATACTAAATTTAAGGCGATCGCGCCATCCTACCTCCAGGGGGCCAGCGGTGCCATCATCGTCGCAGATGTCACCCGTCAGGAAACCTTAGAACGCATGATAGAGCATATGAATTTGTTTTTTTCCATCAACCCTAAAGGATTTATCATCGCCGCCTTGAATAAATCAGATATGTTCGAGGAAGAAAAAATCGAGAAACTGCTCGACAACTACCAATTTGAGGAGCCGCGAGTATTGGCAACTCATTCAACTTCTGCTAAAACAGGCAAAGACGTTGACTTAATTTTTCACAAGTTAGCTTACAAAATGGTGGAACCCAGCTAA